From the Populus nigra chromosome 13, ddPopNigr1.1, whole genome shotgun sequence genome, the window CTACTTACAACACTGTTCAGTCGCCTGGGCTGCTGCCTGTTTTCATATCTACTTTGGTTTTTGATGGTGTAAGTTATACTGGTGATGCTGGCAGAAACAAGAAAGAGGCTGAGCAATTGGCAGCACGTGCTGTGATCCTTTCTCTTATAGGTACCCTTACCTATATTTTGAATTGGGAATTTGCTTCATATTatcgattatatatatatatatgggtcaTGAGAGTGATGACTAATTCAAGCTATGAAACAGGTAATTCTGGGTCATCAAAAATTCTTTATGAAATAATCAAGTCTAAAAGCAAGCTCTATGCTGCATTGGATAGGGTTAAGGACCCAAGCCATTCCCAACCCAACATTGTACCTGTGGCAGTAAAAGTTGGACATTGCTCTGAAACCACAGTCAATCAAGAGCAAGAGGTAAGCACTGCTGTTGTTAGGGATGCTGTACCAGTGAGTGCAAACATTGTACCTGTGGCAGTAAAAGTTGGACATTGCTCTGAAACCACAGTCAATCAAGAGCAAGAGGTAAGCACTGCTGTTGTTAGGGATGCTGTACCAGTGAGTGCAAACATTGTACCTGTGGCAGTAAAAGTTGGACATTGCTCTGAAACCACAGTCAATCAAGAGCAAGAGGTAAGCACTGCTGTTGTTAAGGATGCTGTACCAGTAAGTGCAATTCCACCTGCAGCTTCAGGAATGCATCCTTCCCACCATGACTCCAAGAGACCAAGACCAGATCTGCACACTGTTTCAGAACAGCCTCTGGGTGTTGACTTTGGTTCTAGTTCAGCTAAAAAGAGgaggaagaacaagaaaaaggcTAACAAAGAAACTGATACCCAGTaagttttaatatctttttctgTGCTTGCTGCTgtgttcttttgtttatttttgcttGTGATGGATCATGTGTCTTCTTCTGAATTTGCATGTGCATGTGTTTTCTAAATGCTTTATGGGTTTGACAATTTAGTGAATAAACCAACTTCCATAATTCATCTTTACACGATCAATCTATGCTGTTTGCTAAGAACAAATCTTCTGGAAGCAAACCAGAAGATAATATTGATACAAAAGGATCACCTTCCACCtctgaaattttgtttttctggaagtaacctgaatttttttttaggggaaTGTACTTCTATTAAACTTACAAGGCTGATTTATTTCAGTTTATCATTTCATTCATATTGAATGAACACCTTTATACTTTCATTCATTTCTTTGAAGCTCGTTTTTGTGCAACATGCAGGTTTCCTACTGATGCAATTCCTCTGAATCAAGCATCACCTTGTT encodes:
- the LOC133671676 gene encoding uncharacterized protein LOC133671676, with amino-acid sequence MDNPTESELSNPASPSPAPPALAPPPPPCTTPDLAPHPVTSQVIAPNQAPVPDPTPNPAPVHEPTPNPAPVPDPTPNPAPAPYSTLSPAPAASTTTLTSRVSENISFSKKLVKKGLPDNLMYKNRLQEYTQKSSLQLPVYQTLNEGPAHMPRFRSTVWVDGARYRSQKTFLHRKAAEQDVANLALESILKRVKDEGCPLLLGVCEQIDTVFCKSILNEFAVKVNREKPTYNTVQSPGLLPVFISTLVFDGVSYTGDAGRNKKEAEQLAARAVILSLIGNSGSSKILYEIIKSKSKLYAALDRVKDPSHSQPNIVPVAVKVGHCSETTVNQEQEVSTAVVRDAVPVSANIVPVAVKVGHCSETTVNQEQEVSTAVVRDAVPVSANIVPVAVKVGHCSETTVNQEQEVSTAVVKDAVPVSAIPPAASGMHPSHHDSKRPRPDLHTVSEQPLGVDFGSSSAKKRRKNKKKANKETDTQFPTDAIPLNQASPCSVAQ